The DNA window CGAGATGTCGAAGTTGCCCATCGAGTACGCAGGGAAGACGTGCATGTGCAGGTGCGGCACTTCGAGTCCCGCGATCAGGAACCCGGCGCGGGGCGCGTCGAACGCCGCGCGGACGGCCTGCGCGATCTTGCGCGAGACCGCGGTGCACTTGTCGAACAGTTCCTCGTCGACGTCCTGCCACTGGTCGACTTCCTTGCGCGGGACGACGAGGGTGTGGCCCTGGGTCACCGGTGCGATGGTGAGGAACGCGACGACGTCCTCGTCCTCCCACACGAACCGACCCG is part of the Rhodococcus sp. SGAir0479 genome and encodes:
- a CDS encoding HIT family protein; translated protein: MPSVFSAIIAGDLPGRFVWEDEDVVAFLTIAPVTQGHTLVVPRKEVDQWQDVDEELFDKCTAVSRKIAQAVRAAFDAPRAGFLIAGLEVPHLHMHVFPAYSMGNFDISGAETDPSPESLDEAADKIRTALRNLGHGEFVPA